A genomic segment from Amyelois transitella isolate CPQ chromosome 15, ilAmyTran1.1, whole genome shotgun sequence encodes:
- the LOC106135744 gene encoding cytochrome P450 6B6, which produces MIFLTILLVGIVLLYLYNIRNFDYWKKRGVTYVKPMLFVGSTVDVYLQKKSVTQYASEVYFKFPNEKMVGVFRSTNPGLIVRDPEIIKRILITDFYYFYKRGIMPGKTLEPILRNLFFAEGDLWRLLRQRLTPAFTSGKLKAMFPLITERAEKLRTRTLNAALEGRAIDARDLMARYTTDFIGACGFGLDADSLNDENSAFRKLGVDIFHFGLRENVKLLLKDIFPELTDNITFFGRLEDKIIDLVIDIQKQRNYQPSKRNDFIDLMLECKTKGKMVGDSIENFDKSGTPKEAKVDLDDVIMAAQVFVFFAAGFETSSSATSFTLHQLAYYPEVQKKVQQDIDKVLAKYDDKLCYDAIKEMTYLEWTFKEALRIFPSLGYLMRTCVKPYTFPELNVTIDEDVRILIPVQALHNDPQYWTKPEEFRPERFRPDEFNDVTKSIYLPFGEGPRSCIGERLGIMQSLAGLAAVLSRFTVEPAPNTKRHPSVETRADVVQAIDGGLPLMFRERKK; this is translated from the exons TTGGAAGAAAAGAGGAGTGACATATGTTAAGCCTATGCTTTTCGTTGGATCAACTGTcgatgtttatttacaaaagaaaagtGTTACACAGTATGCCTCAGAAGTGTATTTCAAGTTTCCGAACGAGAAAATGGTCGGAGTATTTAGGTCAACAAACCCTGGACTAATCGTGAGAGATCCTGAAATCATTAAACGTATTTTAATcacagatttttattatttctacaaACGTGGGATTATGCCAGGTAAAACATTGGAACCAATACTTCGCAATTTGTTCTTTGCGGAAGGTGATTTATGGCGTTTGTTGAGACAAAGGTTAACCCCTGCTTTTACGAGTGGCAAACTAAAGGCGATGTTTCCACTAATTACGGAAAGAGCTGAAAAGTTACGGACTCGAACGTTAAACGCCGCTCTCGAAGGCCGTGCCATCGATGCTCGAGATCTCATGGCTAGATACACTACTGATTTTATCGGAGCATGTGGATTTGGTCTTGACGCTGACTCGTTGAATGATGAAAACTCTGCCTTCAGAAAACTAGGGGTTGACATATTTCATTTCGGATTAAgagaaaatgtgaaattgCTTCTCAAAGATATTTTTCCTGAATTAACAGACAATATCACATTTTTTGGCCGTCTTGAGGATAAAATTATAGATCTTGTAATCGATattcaaaaacaaagaaattatcaaCCGTCAAAAAGAAacgattttattgatttaatgttAGAATGTAAGACAAAAGGCAAAATGGTGGGAGATTCAATTGAAAATTTCGATAAAAGTGGAACCCCTAAAGAAGCTAAAGTAGATCTAGATGATGTAATAATGGCTGCACAAGTGTTTGTTTTCTTCGCTGCCGGATTTGAAACGTCTTCATCAGCCACCAGTTTTACTTTACACCAACTTGCGTATTATCCAGAAGTGCAAAAGAAAGTGCAACAAGATATTGATAAAGTATTAGCTAAATATGATGATAAGTTATGTTACGATGCAATAAAAGAGATGACGTATTTAGAATGGACATTCAAAGAAGCGTTAAGAATATTTCCTTCACTGGGATATTTAATGCGAACATGTGTGAAACCTTATACTTTCCCAGAATTAAATGTGACTATAGACGAAGATGTGAGAATTCTTATTCCAGTACAAGCTTTACATAACGACCCTCAGTATTGGACCAAACCAGAAGAGTTTAGGCCTGAAAGGTTCCGCCCGGACGAATTCAACGATGTAACTAAATCAATTTATCTACCATTTGGTGAAGGTCCTCGTTCATGTATAG GTGAGCGCCTTGGTATTATGCAGTCTCTGGCTGGACTGGCTGCAGTACTATCTCGCTTCACCGTGGAACCAGCTCCAAATACCAAGAGACACCCATCAGTGGAAACCAGAGCAGATGTTGTCCAAGCCATCGATGGAGGACTCCCACTTATGTTCCGCgagagaaagaaataa